A part of Legionella sainthelensi genomic DNA contains:
- the icmG gene encoding type IVB secretion system protein IcmG/DotF, producing MADNDQNDEYKFAELDSLENDSIENPEYSPKSSASMGQGGAEPRKNIKRNALIAVGVVVFIMLMYKFVGGIFFGKSSKVPTEESITPAPVAEITPTPQQPQQIPETEIPQQPIEQPQVQPIPQPVVQESKELKQKVASIEATQQTVQTEVSSVNQQVGNVNNNVNALSAQISKLNQVISDLSNQVAKQSEEINVLMERTKPKLIKRIIHVQPAAPQIIYYINAVIPGRAWLIGTNGSTLTVREGSKIEGYGVVKLIDSLQGRVLTSSGRVIKFSQDDS from the coding sequence ATGGCAGATAATGATCAAAATGATGAATATAAATTCGCTGAACTGGATTCTCTAGAAAATGATTCTATTGAGAATCCTGAATACAGTCCCAAAAGCAGCGCTTCTATGGGGCAAGGCGGAGCTGAACCAAGAAAAAACATTAAGCGTAATGCCCTAATTGCGGTAGGTGTTGTTGTATTCATTATGTTAATGTATAAATTCGTTGGAGGGATCTTCTTTGGAAAATCGTCTAAAGTCCCTACAGAGGAAAGTATAACTCCTGCTCCTGTAGCTGAAATCACACCCACTCCTCAGCAGCCCCAGCAGATTCCTGAAACGGAGATTCCGCAACAGCCAATAGAACAGCCTCAAGTGCAACCAATACCACAACCCGTTGTTCAAGAGAGCAAAGAGTTAAAACAAAAAGTAGCCTCAATTGAAGCGACACAGCAAACAGTTCAAACAGAAGTTAGTTCAGTAAATCAGCAAGTGGGCAATGTGAACAATAATGTCAATGCTCTAAGTGCACAAATCTCTAAACTTAATCAGGTAATTAGTGATTTAAGCAATCAAGTGGCAAAACAATCTGAAGAAATTAATGTGTTGATGGAACGTACGAAACCTAAATTAATCAAAAGGATAATTCATGTTCAACCAGCAGCACCACAAATTATTTACTATATTAATGCAGTAATTCCTGGTCGAGCTTGGCTAATTGGCACAAATGGTTCTACACTTACAGTAAGAGAAGGATCAAAAATCGAAGGATATGGGGTAGTTAAACTAATCGACTCTTTACAGGGTCGCGTGTTAACAAGCTCAGGTCGAGTAATTAAGTTTAGTCAAGACGATAGTTGA